A stretch of the Staphylococcus sp. NRL 16/872 genome encodes the following:
- a CDS encoding GTP-binding protein: MINNKNEKISITIISGFLGSGKTTFLKYYIDQLLKKDEKVTIIMNEFGQFDVDSLLVGEDVSVKSLINGCVCCDLNNDLVNQLNLLVRQKEMQHIVIEATGIAHPLEIFTACQDPSIIRDVQTPQIIGLVDAQRFSKKDNYTDSTISLMEEQIAYSDVIILNKTDLVEEETLKNSKEELSRLNSEALLISTTYSQVNDEELKGHMQPSSKSHHHTHHYHIQSMQYTFTSAIDRQLFYRFILRLPDNVLRLKGFVKFRDLPEATYEFQYSMGLPDYGVIDKNVPLTIVIIGEGLDINRLRNQLEMIQFT, translated from the coding sequence ATGATAAATAATAAAAATGAAAAAATATCTATTACAATTATTAGCGGCTTTTTAGGAAGTGGCAAAACTACATTCTTAAAGTATTATATAGACCAATTATTAAAAAAAGATGAGAAAGTTACTATTATAATGAATGAATTTGGGCAATTTGATGTCGATAGTTTATTAGTTGGAGAAGATGTGTCAGTTAAATCTTTAATTAATGGTTGCGTATGTTGTGATTTAAATAATGATTTAGTAAATCAATTGAATTTACTAGTTCGCCAAAAGGAAATGCAACACATAGTTATAGAAGCAACAGGTATTGCACACCCGTTAGAGATTTTTACTGCTTGCCAAGATCCAAGTATTATTAGAGATGTTCAAACGCCTCAAATTATTGGCCTAGTGGATGCGCAACGCTTTTCAAAAAAAGATAACTATACTGACTCGACTATAAGTTTAATGGAAGAACAAATTGCATATAGTGATGTGATTATACTTAATAAAACCGATTTAGTAGAAGAAGAAACACTGAAAAATAGTAAAGAAGAGTTAAGTCGTCTTAATTCCGAAGCGTTACTTATTAGTACAACGTATAGTCAGGTAAACGATGAGGAATTAAAAGGACATATGCAGCCCTCGTCAAAATCTCATCACCATACTCATCATTATCACATTCAATCGATGCAATATACCTTTACTTCTGCTATAGACCGTCAACTATTTTACCGATTTATTTTAAGATTACCTGACAATGTCTTGCGATTAAAAGGTTTTGTGAAATTTAGAGATTTACCTGAGGCGACGTACGAATTTCAATATTCCATGGGTTTACCAGATTATGGGGTGATTGATAAAAATGTACCATTAACAATTGTAATTATTGGAGAAGGATTAGACATCAATAGATTGCGAAATCAGTTAGAAATGATTCAGTTTACTTAA
- a CDS encoding MarR family transcriptional regulator, giving the protein MSEQHNLKEQLCFSLYNAQRQVNRYYSNKVFKKYNLTYPQFLVLSILWDESPVNVKKVVTELALDTGTVSPLLKRMEHVDLIKRERSEVDQREVFIHLTEKSEQIKPELSDASKKVATASSLSTDEVKELNRLLGKVIDAFTENK; this is encoded by the coding sequence ATGTCTGAACAACATAATTTAAAAGAGCAACTATGCTTTAGTTTGTACAATGCACAAAGACAAGTTAATCGCTACTATTCAAACAAAGTCTTTAAAAAGTACAACCTTACTTACCCACAATTTTTAGTGTTAAGTATTTTATGGGATGAATCTCCTGTAAATGTTAAAAAGGTAGTTACAGAACTCGCTTTAGATACTGGTACAGTATCACCTTTATTAAAAAGAATGGAACACGTTGATTTAATTAAACGTGAACGTTCTGAAGTCGATCAACGTGAAGTATTCATTCATCTTACTGAAAAAAGTGAACAAATTAAACCTGAATTAAGCGATGCATCTAAAAAAGTTGCTACCGCATCTTCTTTAAGTACTGATGAAGTGAAAGAACTTAATCGTCTATTAGGCAAAGTCATCGATGCCTTTACTGAAAACAAATAA